Within Runella rosea, the genomic segment TTGGAGACCACGATGAAATACTCGCCGAAGACATTGAGCTTATCCGTCACGAAACGGTTAAAATCAACGTTGCTCAGTACATTTTCGATTTCATCGCGCTTTCATTACCCATGAAAAAACTTCATCCTCGCTTCAGAAATGAAGAGAACGAAGATGAAGAAGAAGAGGGGATTTTGGTGTACCAGTCGGGAGAAGAAAGCGAAGAAAAAGCCGCTGATGCCCCCGACAACGAAGCAATAGACCCCCGCTGGGCCGCTTTACAAAAGTTAAAAGGAAAAGAATAAGCATTTTTTTAGAGTAACTATAGATAACGAACAAACAATAAAGACATAAAGCAATGGCACATCCCAAACGAAGACATTCAAGCACTCGCCGCGACAAACGCCGTACACACGACGCAATCCAGGGTAAAGCACTTTCAACTGACCCAACAACGGGCGAAGTACATTTGATGCACCGTGCGCACGTATTTGAAGGAAATTTGGTTTACAAAGGCAAAGTTGTGGTAGAAGGCTACAAGCAAGTCTAATTCATAACTCTCTGTATGTGAAAGCATTTTATGGCAACTTATAGATAAAGTTGTTGTGAAATGCTTTTTTAGTATCGGTTATCTGCTATTTTTACAGCCTCATTTTGAGTATAACGATACCTTCTTGATACCCAATACCTCTAAAGAATAATGAAAATAGGAATAGACGCAATGGGAGGGGATTTTGCCCCCGATGCTATAATAGAAGGAGCCGTCAATGCAGCATCCCAATTACCCCCGGATATCCATATTGTATTGATTGGTAAGCAGGATGTAATCAATGCTTTACTGGAAAAATATAATTATCAGGGCAGTCAAATTGAAGTTGTCCATGCCGAAGAAGTCGTTGAAATGGGTGAACATCCCACAAAAGCGCTCTCTCAGAAGCCACATTCCAGTATCTCAATTGGATTTAAGTTATTAAAAGACAAACAATTAGATATTTTTTGCGGAGCAGGCAACACAGGTGCTATGCACGTAGGGGCACTCTTCAGCATCAAAGCCATTGAGGGAATCATCCGCCCAGCCATTGTAGGATTTGTTCCTCAAAAAAAAGGCGGACACGCCGTCATGCTCGATATTGGGGCCAATGCCGACTGCAAACCAGAAGTATTGGAGCAATTTGGCGTAATAGGCTCTATCTTCGCCCAGCAAACTTTCCAGATTGAACGCCCACGCGTGGCTTTAATGAACATCGGGGAAGAAGAGCAG encodes:
- a CDS encoding YceD family protein — translated: MKALTQYDIGIYGLKDKQYVYNFESGREFFEALEQELIENGHFTTHLTIDKSTTMLILNFSIAGVVELVCDRSLEVFEEPIDLTEKLILKFGDHDEILAEDIELIRHETVKINVAQYIFDFIALSLPMKKLHPRFRNEENEDEEEEGILVYQSGEESEEKAADAPDNEAIDPRWAALQKLKGKE
- the rpmF gene encoding 50S ribosomal protein L32, which gives rise to MAHPKRRHSSTRRDKRRTHDAIQGKALSTDPTTGEVHLMHRAHVFEGNLVYKGKVVVEGYKQV
- the plsX gene encoding phosphate acyltransferase PlsX: MKIGIDAMGGDFAPDAIIEGAVNAASQLPPDIHIVLIGKQDVINALLEKYNYQGSQIEVVHAEEVVEMGEHPTKALSQKPHSSISIGFKLLKDKQLDIFCGAGNTGAMHVGALFSIKAIEGIIRPAIVGFVPQKKGGHAVMLDIGANADCKPEVLEQFGVIGSIFAQQTFQIERPRVALMNIGEEEQKGSVVAQAAHQLLKDNTRIHFVGNMEGGDMFDDKADVIVTDGFTGNALFKLAESFYDVAKERGIQDDFIDKMNYESVGGSSIIGVNGNVMIAHGISSAIAIKNMITWARKQVESHAYVQIAKALS